One part of the Schistocerca piceifrons isolate TAMUIC-IGC-003096 chromosome 2, iqSchPice1.1, whole genome shotgun sequence genome encodes these proteins:
- the LOC124775561 gene encoding piggyBac transposable element-derived protein 2-like gives MSRKSQEEMLMEWLEIPLSSDDDLECFSDDSIQDETYVAPESVDCDSDSSDEESQVPVIRTEDVSGTRQSDVIMKESTSQLSDNALKLPCSSKNVTKNSTSVVWKDKQLIIPELQSKFHGNTSLPEEVINLNTPYQFFKHIFPSKLFDLIVEESHRYSVQCNPDRPIDLSCDDIKKFIGICLVMSIVHVPNTRDYWGEVTGTHLIKTTMTVNQYEQIRKFLHFNDNSAMIPRGEKGHDRLFKIRPIIELMRSRFQTIPVEECVSVDEQICSTKARSYLKQYMPNKPHKYGYKLFVISGISGYAYDFEIFTGDENEPEKRVTGEEDLGASANVVVRLSRILPRNMNHKLYCDNYYTSLPLLVWLHKQGIYSLGTVRRNRVPDCKLPSEAELKKMARGASVERVATVDGVDVSNVVWKDNKSVMLLSTLAGQQPIHEAGRYDKKTKSRITIPCPQIIKLYNKHMGGVDLLDSIMGRHKILVKSRKWYIRLFHHLLDMGVVNSWLLYRRVAETKGIRRTMKLSEFRMEIAHCLCRSGQTSAKRGRPSNELENQIQAKKTKGPTAHVPPKM, from the coding sequence ATGTCTCGAAAGAGTCAAGAAGAAATGCTTATGGAATGGTTAGAGATTCCACTAAGCAGTGATGACGATCTTGAGTGTTTCTCTGACGATTCCATTCAAGATGagacatatgttgctccagaatctGTTGATTGTGATAGTGACAGTAGTGACGAAGAAAGTCAAGTACCAGTAATTAGGACTGAAGATGTTTCTGGAACAAGACAATCTGATGTTATAATGAAGGAATCGACGTCACAGTTGTCTGATAATGCTCTGAAACTgccatgcagcagcaaaaatgttaccaaaaacagCACGAGTGTGGTTTGGAAAGATAAGCAGTTGATTATTCCCGAACTGCAGTCAAAATTTCATGGCAATACTTCGTTACcagaagaagtaataaacttaaatactCCATACCAATTCTTCAAACATATATTTCCATCTAAATTGTTTGATCTAATTGTCGAAGAGTCTCATAGATACAGTGTGCAGTGTAATCCTGATAGACCAATAGATTTATCCTgtgatgacataaaaaaatttataggcatctgtCTCGTAATGTCAATAGTTCATGTACCTAATACGAGGGATTACTGGGGAGAAGTTACTGGTACTCATCTGATCAAGACAACAATGACAGTGAATCAGTATGAGCAAATACGTAagtttcttcacttcaatgacaacAGTGCAATGATACCCAGGGGTGAAAAAGGTCATGATAGACTCTTCAAGATAAGACCCATAATAGAATTGATGAGATCTCGGTTTCAAACAATACCTGTTGAGGAGTGTGTTTCTGTTGATGAACAGATATGTTCAACAAAGGCTAGAAGTTATTTGAAACAATACATGCCAAACAAGCCTCATAAATATGGatacaaattatttgttattagTGGCATATCTGGTTATGCCTACGATTTTGAGATTTTCACTGGAGATGAAAATGAACCAGAAAAAAGAGTGACTGGGGAGGAAGACTTGGGAGCAAGTGCAAATGTTGTAGTTCGACTCAGTAGGATACTACCAAGAAATATGAACCACAAACTGTACTGTGACAATTATTACACAAGTCTGCCACTGCTTGTATGGTTACATAAACAAGGAATTTACTCACTTGGGACAGTCAGAAGAAACAGAGTGCCAGACTGCAAGCTCCCTTCAGAAGCTGAGCTGAAGAAAATGGCACGAGGTGCATCAGTAGAGCGCGTCGCAACAGTGGATGGTGTCGACGTATCAAATGTAGTGTGGAAAGATAACAAGAGTGTGatgttgctttctacacttgctggACAGCAGCCTATTCATGAAGCAGGGAGGTATGACAAAAAAACAAAGTCAAGGATAACAATACCTTGTCCACAAATAATTAAGCTCTACAATAAacatatgggaggtgttgacctTCTTGACAGCATAATGGGTCGACATAAAATTCTTGTGAAAAGTCGAAAATGGTATATAAGATTGTTTCACCATCTCCTGGACATGGGAGTAGTCAATTCCTGGCTGTTGTATAGGAGAGTAGCAGAAACCAAAGGGATTAGGAGAACTATGAAACTCTCCGAATTTCGAATGGAAATTGCTCACTGTTTGTGTCGCTCAGGTCAAACTTCAGCAAAACGTGGAAGGCCAAGTAATGAACTCGAAAACCAAATACAAGCTAAGAAGACAAAGGGGCCCACTGCACATGTACCTCCAAAGATGTAA